The genomic window TAACTTTTCTTTTGTCTTACCAtcttgttttttggggtttttttttgactgAATAGTTTTCAGGGAAACTAACAGCTTCCCTTTTGCTTGGAAATTGTTAGGGTTCGTTTCATATCAGTAGCTATTTGCCTCACAGGAATACTGTTCTCTGCTCTCTACTGTTGTTGCAGAATTTGGTTGCAGTGTGCTAGCTGCAAGTTACCAGTGAGCTGGTATCAGAATTGCACTGTCATGCTTTCCTTCTTGTGTGGTAATCTCTGGATGATGTCATGTATTGCTAGAGCACTAGCAAAATTCATCTCATCACTTCAAAAAGTAGTGGTAGCTTACAAgagtaaaatattttgatagCAGTATTTGACAGCTCTTTTGTTCTTTCCTCATCTCAACAGTTGCAGGACAATAAAGTATTTTTATCAATGCTTAACCATGTCTTGAGCGTGGACGGGTTTTACTTCTCAACAACCTACGACCTAACACACACCCTGCAGCGGCTGGCCAACACAAGTCCAGAGTTCCAGGAAATGAGCCTTCTAGAGAGGGTAAGCATTTGAGTCTGCTTCGTGTCTGTGTCTTGCAAATTGTCAGTCAGTTTGATGCAGATGATGTTTAAATGATGCTGGTGTTTTATCCAAGCTGTTAGGGGTTGTGTCTGAACACACTGGTCCACACAAGTCTCGTAGCTTGTGAGCAGCACAGCGTTCTAGGGATCTGTTCTGATCTCCTGTCACACTTCCAGATCAGCAGTTGGAAGTACTTCCTAAAGTGTACTTTAAACTGATTTTGAAAAAtccaaaagaaattaaattttgccTCTCATATTGAACACTTCTAATTACAAGAAGGAGCTAAGTATTTTGGGCAATTGAGAGAAAGCAAATAATTCCTTTGAGCGGGGGGAAGGAATCCAAAGTGGAATAAGTTGTACTTGTGTTCATATTCTTTTCCAGAGTAACTTGGGATAGACCTGCAGGTTTTATGGCTGTCAGTCTTGGGATGTTGTATTCTTTCTAAAGTATTCCAATTCTTTGTGTGAAGCGTGAATTTAGTATGCTGTTTTTGTCTTAAAGAAAGCAGCCAAATGCAATTTGAACTTGAAATTTTCTTGTGTATGTATTgatggggttttggtttggtttggttttttaatattgGAAAAACTACTTACATTTGGGGATTGTTTTGCATCATCAAAGGCTGCTTGGGCAGTGCTCTTGCCAGGGAGAGCAAGGAAACAAAAGGATTGGTTTGCCTTAAAATTGTGTCACTTCAGAAGGTTGTTTAAAAGGCAAAGTACAGTAATAAACATCAGTTACAAGTAAATTCAGATATCATATGGTTAATAATTTCATATGCCCATGACTGCAGTATAATGGCTTATCAAAAGGACAATGGCAATTTTGAACATGTCCAGTTTTCCTCTGCAAGAGAAGTCTGGTTTGTGTTTGGAGTGTGGGTGTTTTTGTTTGatatttgtgtttgttttttataaCAGTACTGGTAGAAGGAAACAACCACGGTGTAGGGCACCACTGCATTATGTTCTGCAGCTCAGTTTTCAGTGGTTTAGAAGTGTCATGCAACACCCTTAAGATAGCTAAAAGAATAGGTCTCTCCAATCTTTATTTAGATTTCTAGTTGAGGATATGAAGGCTACTGATGAAAGAAGGGAACGTCATCTCCATTTGTACCCGTTCACGTAAATTTACATGATGCTGTGGATGCTATGATACTGCCTTTATGTTGAATTAAACAGAACTTACAGTCTCTAAAAGcatcttggcttttttttttttgctgcaggCAGATCCACGGTTTGTATGGAATGGACACCTTCtgagagaatttattgctcaaCCAGAGGTAAACACTTAGTAATGATTCTGTTAATAGGGAACAAATATACTTTTGCTATAGGTATGCAACATCTTTTTGTGATTCTGTCTCTTTCAGACAGCCAGAATCTAGTATAACATGGCTAATCATCGTCTAGTTTAGCACAGTGAGTCTTctgctttcaaacttccaacTTTATTAATGCCCTCAGTAGTACTTCTAGAAAGCTACTTTTTTGGAAGTGTCAGTATTTGAAAATACTGTGCTGTGAAGATAGCTGCTCATATAAACCAAAGGGGAAGTTACACTGCACAGTGTATGCTTTTCAAGTTTTTGAAGTTTAGCTACTTATTTATCTTTGGGTATAACCAAGGTCCAGTTCATCACTTTTTTCCTAAGACTGTCTCACATCATTCTCTATAAATGCAGTTTAAATTCCATTTTGCTAGTGAACAGATCATAAAGCTGGTAATTGAGAGTAAGACTGACAATTTAGATTCTTCCAGTTTATTTCAAATGAAGTGTAACCCTTGAATTCACTTAGTCCAGCAAATACAAGTGCATGACCATGAGCCACAGCTGTGGCACCTTAATGGCCAGACTGTCTAAGCTCCTTCCTGCCAGAGACCTCCTCTGTCTGTTAAACTCCTTGGATTGCCTGCActccagcagcctcctctctccACCAGTGCTTTGCATTTATCAAAGCAAGTGACGCACGGCTTCTATTTCTGCCTCGGTAACCTGTGGAGATGTGCTGGTACATTAGACAGCACTGTTCCAAAAGGCTGGATTGTGCCCTGCTTCTGGAATGTGGAGATACCAATTAGAGAAGGGCTGTTGTACATATTCCAGGGGCATATTACTGGGTCTAAAGTTTGCATAGTGCTATGCAAATAAAGCTTGGGAAATGAGAGAGAAGCTGTGGTGGGAACAGCAAAGGAAAATCAAGTGTGGCTGGCTAGTGAAAACAGACCTAGGGGGCAAAGCACAGAAGCTGAAAAGAGAGATAACTGGTATTTTTAGGCCACGCTTCCCCTCACATTGATTACAGGTGAAGGTGACTTGATGCAGGAACAGTTTTAGGTAATGTTAAGTGTGGAATTTCTGACTTCTAGTATTGAACTTCGAAGTTTTCTTGGAAGATGGAATGGCAAGATAGGAAAAACCCTGGAACAAGCATTTTGAGCATTTATCACATAAAAATAAGTCTTACTGAAGGCTTCTGTAACTACTGTCTCTGCATATGTCCTTCTGTGGAGATAAAGCAAACACACCATGTCAAAGGATTTTCAGCAAGTATTGCTTTATATCTGGTATGTTTGTAGGAGAATAAATGCCGTGTATAGGGAGGACAAAGCAGCTTGCTTTTTGTCCAGGCTGCTTAATTAGGATTAgacttttacttttttcttcctgctgatAAGTATTGCATATGTTTCTGCTTTCCCTGAACTTCTTTTCTCAGAAAGGAATGTTTCACCCTAAACAAAAAGTAAATGATATAAAGTATATGAAATTACCACAAAATCCTTGAGCAAAGCAAAATCCCTCACCTTTTTTGGCTACTagtgtttaatatttttcacaTGTATTTGTGTTTTTCAGATCCATAGGTTTGCTACACCAGTGATGCATGGATGTATCCTTTTGTTCTGTAAAACTGTGTACTGGAAATGGGTGGTCCAGTAACAAAATGGCTGCTGTGAGGCTGTTCTGTTGTTACACTGGCAATTATAACATAGAGCACATTGTCACAAATAAGTTATAGTTTGCTCATATATGGGTGTTACATATTGTTTGATAGTCTACTCCTGTGTTAACTCCCTGGAATATTCTGCTGTATGGGTTTAATGTATTTGATTTTACAGTCTTGGTTTGCATAACAGTCAATAGGAAGGTTAAGATTAATATGGCAGATGCTCTCCCACCAGCTTTAGTACTTTTTTATCGTGCTATAAGGATGCATTTAATTTAGATACAAAATAAGGGAGGACAGTTTTGACTTGAAGGAGTGCTTATGGATGTTGATgactaaaaggaaaaattctgctGAAGGCTCCTGGGATGCTTTTCCTGGgcagctgctttttctgcaCCAACACTTTGGGAAACAGCCTTTTTAGTAAAGCAGTCATGAGTTTATTTTTGAGAAGGGATCAATGCTGCAAGGAAGCTGAATGCTTTCTGGAGGCAGTGTGTGATAAGCAGTAAGTCCCAGGTAGTTGTTCCTGGACTGACAGTATGAAAAAGACTGGCAAGACTGGACGGAGCAACTCATGCCAGGTTCTGCTCTGTTCATCCATTGCAAAGGCCCCTCAGGTGTGTGCAGGGAATAGTTTCCAGATGGAATCAGTTGATCTGATAGGACTGTCAGCAGCTGGAAGATCTCCAGTACTTTCCTGTGACTTCATTTAATGGAAAATGTTGTGGGAGTAGGCAGAGAGACAAAGGAAAGATAGCAAAAGGGAGACATTGAAACACCCTAATCCTTATCCTGCTGGTTCTGGGTAAATTGCAATTAACAACTGACAGACTGCAATTAACACCTTCCTCGAGCCTGTTTTTCACTGTATAAAAATTAGCATAAGtaatatttgtttaaaatagaATTACAGCAAAACCTTAGACAACTCAGGAATTGGAAGAAATGGGATTTCTAGCAGTAAAAATGCTAGGAAGACTCCACAGCAGAATTGTTACAGTGCCACTAGCAGATAGTTCAATAATATCAaagttgctttttttatttccccatatgaacccaaatatattttttcaactATGTGTGCTGGGCTTCTAGTCTTGCAGTGATGAGAAATAATGGACTTGGATAGTTGAGATTTTAATCACCTGAAGCCCTGAACTACATTTAGTATTTACCTTGCTGCTCCAAACCAAAGAACAGTACTAAAGTTCTTTAGCCCTACTAAAGAACAGTAAATTCTGTCTTGTCCTTATCTGTATACTAGGAAGTTGCTAATAGCAAGTTGTCATTTTAAATGAGCACAGATTGCCAACAGAAAATAGGCTGACAATTGCTAAGCAGCTAATGTTAGAGGTAATCTTTCTTGCAGAATACTGTTGGCTGTGCAAATGTTGAATTAAAAGGTAGAGGACCTGGCAGTAATTTTCCAGGGAAAGGGAAACAGAGGAATGGGTATTTTTCAGCCTTAATTTATGAATTGAGAGAACATTCTGGATGGGGACAATTTGTATTATATTTTGGGGGGTTGTTTACAAACAGTATTGGCATAAATACAAACAGAAATCAAGATGACTCATGTATGAAATCAGTGTATTCTTTAACAGAGCTGAGGCGCTCATGTGTGACACAGCTGCTTTATATCCCATTTGAATAATAGATACAGAACCTAAATTTCACTTGAGACAAAGTATCTAGACTCCTCAAAGAGAAGACTGCAGTAGACTAATTTAAAATTTGACTATTTTGATCTTTTACTTGCTTTAAAGTGATAGGTTTCAGTTTTTAGGGGCAAAACATGCAAACTGGTGAATCTACCTGGAGAAATTTTTCATGGGTGCTGGTCTCTATTAGACTTGATAGCTTACTGCAGTCCCAAATAAGTGCCACTATAAGTAGCATGAAACAAGAGTAAAGCTGAAACTAATTGTCGTTGCCCCTGTTTGTTGGTTAGTCCCAGGTGCATTTGGCACTTTGGGTATGTAGCCTGGGCTACAGGAAACCATTCTTGTGTGAGAAGTTCAGACTGGAGTCTTGATgtgttttcattctctttttcttcacaCAGATTAGAAAGCCAGTCTATTTTACTGCTAGTTCTGGCATTTGTAGATGTGATGTATGTTGCACTTACAGGTGCAAAATGTATACCCCAAGATATTTACTCTTCTAAAAGcctagaaaaaaattagaagagGTATTTTTGAAGTAgttgttaatttttaaaacaatagGGGCAAGAAACTATTAAGGTAGTCTAATGAAATTATGGATTAGATGGATTCCTGATTTTTAATTAAGACCATAAGACCCTGAATAAACTTCTTTAGAATCACATTTTCTCAAAATTACAGCAGTTTTAATGATTGTTCATCAGTGACATCACCATAGAGTGTTGTTTTGCAATGTGCATATTGATCCTAATATTGTTACTGTCTCTCCAGTTAAGTGTTCAACTGTTGTTGGGGTGACAAATGTTTACAGATTTATTTGAATGTAGTTCTCTTGATTCCTTAAAGTTTCCTACCTGTTGATGTGTAAAAATATCCTAATGAAACATTGGGGTTTTTCCTGAGTGTTGTTCATCAGTTATCACTATGCACTCTTGTTCAATTAATGGCAAGTGTTTTGACTGGCTCCTTATTTCCAGAAGAAGCTGTTTCAGGGCTGGTGTACGCTACTATGTaagaggtaaaagaaaaaactgaTTTATGTGTTCCATCTGCGCATGTGAGTTACCTTTAAGAGTAATTGCTGGATAATGGCATGCAAAAAACCCATTGTTTAGTTTGTCTTGGTTCTTCCTccaaagaaaatattaagaACTGAAGCATTTTTTGGTATTTATTAAAACTTACTCTTCTTTGTATCTTTAAGACATAACTGCAAAAGTTTTGTAGTGATTTTTAGCAGATGGCTGTTTTCATTGATGCTAAATGCGAGTGTGTAATAGCCCTTTTGGTCTAGAGGTAAATCCTGATAAGAGCatcactgctgctggcaggggagcCCTGAGTGGTGTTCTCTAATTGTTTCAAGTTAAAAAGCAAACAGGGCAATgaatttaaattactttttctgtTCTTAGTCCAAACATACATGCTTTTGAAGAAATTTGTCCCGTTTCTGCAGTACCATTGTAACAGAATTGTGAATATTTTGGTCTAAGAGCactggtattttttttcatattaaatGATAATCTGTAGTGCTAGAAATACCAAAATGTGTTAATGTGTTAACTTAAAGAAGCACAGTTCTGCTTAAATTTGGTACAGATCATATGAAACTTTTACCACGGTTGTGTTTAATTTTATGTTGTcaggcagctctgtgcttcCTGTGAGGGCTTGGAAGGGCAGGAAGCTTTTTGCTGATGTGCTGTCACTGTTTTGCAGGCAGGCTGAGCCAGCTAACATGGTCTTTTTCCTTCGCAGGTATTGATTCAGAAGGGCACGCTGCTAACTTTGTTGAGACAGAACAAATTGTGCATTACAAGGGGAGCAAAGCATCGTTTGTTCAGGTAAGGTCACTGTAAGAAACAGATACGTAGATAGATAGCTCTGTCTGTGCTTTTAAATATAGATTGCATATAAGATGTGCAAATAAAACTAAACAAACAGACTGAATTAGTTTAACAAAATAAACCtgtctgctttatttttaaatgtcaaGCGGGTTTTGTAAATTCTGctgtttaaaaccattaccATTCTTTTGCAGACTCGTGGATCTATTCCTTTTTTCTGGTCTCAAAGACCAAACCTCAAGTATAAACCAAAGCCACAGATCAGCAAGTCAGTAAACCATGTATGTGAGTGTTTTTGTCTTGGGGTTTTAACATGTTACTGGGCTCATGTTTGTGTGATAGGGTTGCAAACTGTAAtcagaagaataaaaatcaGCAATACTGGATTgagcattattttttaaaagtaatatcAAGAAACCTTGTACTTCTTATAATGAATtaaaaggctgaaaaaaatgCAGGCATCAATGGGAGTAGTTTGTCTTTGGATCCAGTTTGCAGCAGTTTTAGTATCTGTACAATACTCTTCATCTGTAGCATGTTTAATGAGGAGAACTGAATGGACTGGGAGGAGCAAAGTGGGAATGTCTTGGCACAATAGAGAACATCAAACAGTTATAAGAATCATCAAAAATATTATAATGGTGGTTCCTTGTAAAGCACAGATCTTAATAGTAGTGTACATCTGTCAAcccatttcctttctcttctagATGGATGGCTTCCAAAGACATTTTGACTCACAAATAATTAGCTATGGAAAGCAAATGATTGTCAACTTGGTATGCTTTCACTTGTTCTTCCTGAAAAAGTTGTTGTTCTTTTAAGCAGGCTTCTGAGTAATTCTgtctttgttttcccttttcccaggtTAACCAAAAAGGCTCAGAGAAGCCTCTTGAGCAAACCTTTTCAAAAATGGTGAACAGCATGGCAAATGGAATGGTCAGGTACATGTGACATGAAGTGACACATTTTGTGTTACAAGTTAAGCATTCCCTCTGAGACTCACAGAGGGGTCAGCTCTTCAGGGGCCTTTACCAGTTCTGTgatttgtttgcattttatgTTTATGAAGTAACTTGCTAAGAGAGGACACAGGCAGAATAAGGAAGGAAATTAAGAGGCAATGGTAATTCCAGTATTGGAGCCATAGTATGCAATGGAGATCGTCTGCattttgggaaaaagaaaatcatgcCCTGTAGAACTAGCTTCTGGCAAAAGGGCTTGGTTACATTGCTAACTTAGTGAGGGAGTGCTGAGTGTTAGCAAAACTGGATGGAACAGAAGGAGAACAAGCAATTTAAATGCCTGGAGCTCAGTGTAACAATGGGCCAAGAGTGGAGAATCCAGTTGGATTATGAGAAATTCCATCTCTTTGTGGGATACAGAGTGCAGTACACAATTTTACAACCTGTCTGTGCTTGCTTTTGTTAATTTCTGGAGGGAGAGCTTGTGTCCAACTCACACAGCTATTTGCCCCTCTACCTTATCCTTGAAATTACTGTGCCACGACTTTTTTATTCTGTGCATATTTGCTATAAAGTCATCTGGTTTAAACCAAGATGTGAAATTATGTGAAGGTGCATTTTGGTGATGTACTGTATATGTTCAAAAGTGGTGTTTGACAGCCCTATTTTACTACTGCTATCAAAATCCACTTTCTTGGTTAATTGTTTTTGATGGTGTTGACCTGCCAGAGTCAAACTCGAGACTTCAGTTATTTGTTTCAGTGTTCATCTTTCTTCATGCATAGTCCTGAAATCTTGTCAAATAACTTTTGGGTTATGAATGCTTGAAGGGAGGAGTGTAATGCCCTGTTATTCATAGCAAACATATACACATAAATGTTTAATTAATCAAGTACCATTCATTTAGAGTACTTTTTGCCAGAAATCAGCTGTTACAATTTTGTTCTAAGTCAGTAGCTGCTTAATTTTCTTATGACAGTTAGGTTAGCTGCTTAAACAGAACCTGTCTCAGGTTTCTAGAGTTACAGAGGGAATTATGTCAGCAAAAAATGTTGGATTTCAACACCTGTGTCTAGTTCAAAGTGAACAGAGAACAAAAGAATCctggtgggggaaaaaaaaaaagacattaagaTTCGTATCCCTTCTGTACTTTCTGGAGGACAAATATTAGCCAGAACATTGAATGGAACATACACAGAACTTGGAACACAATGGGTGCTTCCCCAGACTAATGGCATTTTGCAAAGAATTTTTAATGGTGTCAACATTCACACTAAGGGTGCAGCATCAGGAAGATGACTTTCAGCACAACTGCAGATTTTGCCAGTGCTCTGTCATCTCTGAAGAAAAACAAGTCCTCTGTCACTACCTGTTTTATAGATCAGCCTCTTACTGTAGAATTTTTTGTAACTTTCACTGCAGTACATACATAATCTGAAAAAGTGCTTTTCTCTCTGAACAGATACGTGGCGTTTGACTTCCATAAAGAGTGCAGTCGGATGAGGTGGGATCGGCTTCAGATTTTGATGGATCAGCTGGCAGACCAGCAAGATGAGTTCAGGTAAGGCTCTGCAGTTCTTTCACCTCTGTGCTGTTAAAATGAGACAACTTCTCAGAGTTTCTATTGTCTTGCATTAAGGCACAGTAATACAGACCTTCTGTAGTCATCTGTGAAGAAGGTGCATCTGTGTGCATTAGTGTGTCCATGTCTCTGGTGTCTTGCTGACACCATGTGCAAGGTTAGACACAAGGTTGGGGATTGGATGAAGAGCCCATGTTGCCTCTCCATAAAGTGGGTCTGAGAATTGCAGCAACCCTGAGTTGTGACAAGAGCTGCCTTTGTAAGGTTGGGTGGAGAGTTGGACAAAGAAATGAATGTGCATACAACAGGAGCTATTTAAAAGCAAGTCTCTTTAGGTTATATTTGTTTTCATCCATAGTAATTCTGGGTCGTATTGACAGCAAACTGTTCTGCCTTGTAGTGTAAAACACTGGGTGTTCCTTCCACAGGCATTTGTAAAAGTGTTTTCTCTAACACAAGTTGTTGTGGCTCCAAACCTTGCATTGGCATTGGTTGTTACCCCTTGCTAATATAACTAACCCACAGGCAAACACATTCTTATTTTCTATATCAAAATACACAAAATGTCCAAATCAATTTAAATCTTTAGTCCCACAAGTAGATTTTTGGTCATAGCTACTTGTAGACCTGTAGATTGCTAGGGAAATAGTTTagtttgttctgcttttctgatTGCTTCCTTCCTGTTCTTGAAGCCTTATGACTAAAGCACAAAGTAGATTAGCTAAAACATTAGAAAACTAGCAGTGGTATAGTCTGTCCTGACAAAATAAAATGAGGTAAGGTGTGGACTAGAACAAGAGTCTTGTTAACAAAGTCTCTTGCCTAGAGTGATGGCTAGGAATGATATAAATTAATCAGCTTATAGTTAATATTCTCTTGTCTACCACAAAAAAAAGGCCTTAAAAACTCATAAAGACCTAATGAATAAACTGACTTTGAGCACCtcaaataaagagaaataagaTTGCAGTTTTTTCTTATATAGCAAAGATCCTTTATTCTTAGAATTAATACTGAATCCTTTAACTTGTTTACTGTCAGCTGCCACTGGAGGCATAGAAAATAACCAGATTTCCTTGAaatgaaaacttaaaaaaagccatttctAAAACAAGATATAAAATTGAAGAGTCATTCTCAAGGCTGGCTCTaacttgttttatttcatttgtaaCGACTGTTGCTTAAATAGGAACAGAAAAGTCTGAGTTTTAATCTTCACAGAAAATAGTTTTGCAACCCCTAGGGAGGTAAACAACTCTTATTTTCTGCAGGCTAAATCCAGTTGTGGAAGATATGTCAGAAAGGAGAGCTGGGTTTGTGGAGGTGTTCTTTGttagttttttaattttttagagCAGCTATAGGAGATGCAGCATTTAAGAACAGACATTTCTAGTTAAATAGGATAATAAAAAACTATCTTATCCTAATATCTGTTGTAGCCAGAAcctgaggagaaaaggaagacTTCACAAGTATTATTGTCACTGTAGTCTTCAACAATGTAAAACATGGTGTAACAAAACTAGCTCAAGAGCGATGAAAATTACGcttaagaagaaaaaacaaggtTAATCAAAGTAAATTCATGTGTTTCTAAGGCTCCTGATAAAAATGCTGAGGCTCTTGATAAAAATGCTCTACAGTAAGAGTGGATTATATGCTAATCCAGAGTTCATAATTACATATTGGAGTAACTTAATCTATGGATTGTAATCTGTAAAACTGTAGAAAACTGGAAGTTTTGTGCTGTGGCAGGACAGGCATATTTCTGTCCCATTCACACATCCAACTGATAAGTAGATTGGAATATTTGTTTTGTTGTAATGCATATCTGCAATTCAGTATTTAAAATGACCTGTTTGCCATCAACTGCTGGAAAAACCTGGTTTAGTGGATTTAAAAGATGGAGGTAATAATTAGCATATGCAAGGTGGAATATCTGGTTCCCCCCCCATGTTCATATAATGGAGAGAATAGCATGTGACAGTAGCAGATTCTTCCATATTTTGCAAGCACCCTTAAAAAATCTGAGTACCTTCCTGGAAGAAATGTGCCTGACAGCTTTTTATGCATTGGTGACTGGGTTGAACTGGTGACCACTTACCAACAAATCTGGTTACTTCTGCTGCTAAGCTCTGCTAATGATTTTCATATCTGTGGAGCTGGGACACTaaaataactggaaaaaaatcccacaagtCCCTCATTTTTGCACCAGAAGTTGCTCTTCCCAGTAGCATATAACTCAATATTGCTGATTGACTTTCTGAATGGTAGGAGTGAATACTGCCCTGAGATTGTTAAATGTTCATGCATTGGTGCTGTTTTTCAGCATGGCAGGAATTCAGGGCGACATCAAAGTTTGAAAACATGGCTGAGCACTCATCAAATGCTCAGGACAGTTGTGGTTGGGTTGTTAGGATATTTACATGTGAAACCATGTGGTTTATATGGACTGTTATCTCTAAATATGTATGTTGTGTGTGTTAGTTACTTTCTAGTTGACTCGGAGGGTAAAACTGTGACTCAGCAGGAAGGAACGTTCCGCAGTAACTGCATGGACTGCCTGGATCGGACTAACGTCATCCAGAGCTTGTTGGCACGCAGGTCTCTGCAGGCCCAGCTGCAGGTAAATGCTTTACTCTTCTTTGACaagctggaagaggagagaggCTTTTCATTTGGAATGGAAATGTCATTTGAATGCTCCAGTAAGAGCTTGCATAGTGGAGTTATTGTACTACTTACCTGAGCTGCATTGACTAGACTCAAGTTTGATAAATACAGCCTTTTTTGAAAGCAAATCCTAATTTTTCTATCAAACTCCTAGCAAGCCTCAATGTGCTTTTTATTCCAGAGACTTGGTGTTCTGCATGTGGGACAGAGAATTGAAGAGCAGGCAGACTTTGAGAAAATCTACAAAAATGGTAGGCTGTTTATAGAGTTCAAACAATGACTTTTTCTCTGCAAAGAGTATATAACTTCCTTAATATTTCTTATCATTTTCCTATTCACAGCATGGGCTGATAATGCTAATGCTTGTGCCAAACAATATGCTGGAACTGGTGCCTTAAAGACCGATTACACAAGGCAAGTCAGCATTTCTTGTAAGGGCCTTCTGGGTTTTTAAGCATGTTTGGGATTTCCTTCAAGCCTTCATATCTGAGAAGGTTATTAATCTGGGGCTGTAAATGAGTTTTTTGCAATGGTTCAGTTGGTAAAAAGTCAGACTAAAATCTCCAGATTCCATGCTGTGTTTATATGAAAGTAAAGGCTATTTGGAAATGAAAACCAAGGCAGTGTGCCATGAAGATGCACATTTATGTTGTCTGATGGAAAGAagtgtaattttattttacaattttGTTACAAGTATGTGTGGTAGTAATGCAGAGGCAGCACTAGATAAATGTATTCCTGTGCAGGTGTTCATTTAATGTAATACACATCTGGATAGTGACAGAATGTAAATCTGAAATTATAGTCCTCAATGCATACATATATTACATATTGTTCACAATTTCTCTTTGCAGAACTGGGAAGAGAACTCAGTGGGGCTTAATAATGGATGGCTGGAACTCATTAATACGTTACTACAAAAACAACTTTTCTGATGGATTTAGACAAGTAAGTAAAGCTTTTAACCATGGGGAAGTGTATTTGATAAACATTGTTGTGCATTCTAACTCTTGCCCTCCCTTTCTCTTCCAGGATGCGATTGATCTTTTTCTTGGAAATTATTCAGTGGATGAAGTAGAACCTGCTAGTCCTTTACATGTCAAGAAGGATTGGAAGTTCTTAGCTGTGAGTATGGAGACTTTATTTGTAGTAAGAGAAACACAACAATTCAGTCACTGGCTTCATTATGCCTGAGCAGGACTTGTCTGTTAGTCATGAAGCATCCCTG from Agelaius phoeniceus isolate bAgePho1 chromosome 1, bAgePho1.hap1, whole genome shotgun sequence includes these protein-coding regions:
- the SACM1L gene encoding phosphatidylinositol-3-phosphatase SAC1, with the protein product MATAAPVGTTAAAAYASLKLHITPEKFYVEACDDGADDVLAIDRVSTEVTLTVKKDVPPSAVTRPIFGILGTIRLVAGTYLIVITKKKKVGEIFGHAIWKATDFDILSYKKTMLHLTDIQLQDNKVFLSMLNHVLSVDGFYFSTTYDLTHTLQRLANTSPEFQEMSLLERADPRFVWNGHLLREFIAQPEIHRFATPVMHGFITMHSCSINGKCFDWLLISRRSCFRAGVRYYVRGIDSEGHAANFVETEQIVHYKGSKASFVQTRGSIPFFWSQRPNLKYKPKPQISKSVNHMDGFQRHFDSQIISYGKQMIVNLVNQKGSEKPLEQTFSKMVNSMANGMVRYVAFDFHKECSRMRWDRLQILMDQLADQQDEFSYFLVDSEGKTVTQQEGTFRSNCMDCLDRTNVIQSLLARRSLQAQLQRLGVLHVGQRIEEQADFEKIYKNAWADNANACAKQYAGTGALKTDYTRTGKRTQWGLIMDGWNSLIRYYKNNFSDGFRQDAIDLFLGNYSVDEVEPASPLHVKKDWKFLALPIIMVVAFSMCIICLLMAGDTWTETLAYVLFWGSASFGTFAIILYNGKDFVDAPKLVQKEKMD